In Leuconostocaceae bacterium ESL0723, the following proteins share a genomic window:
- the yaaA gene encoding S4 domain-containing protein YaaA: MPVSVAITSEYITLGQLLKIENLIRSGGQAKQFLATHPVTLNQESEQRRGKKLYPGDQVEVAGQLYEISAPSPAELAEQANLKAREKALQAQYRQSHPKRTPAGDGRQPRGPGSWN; this comes from the coding sequence GTGCCGGTATCAGTTGCGATTACAAGTGAATACATCACCCTGGGACAGCTCCTAAAAATTGAAAACTTGATCCGCTCGGGCGGCCAGGCGAAGCAATTTTTGGCAACTCACCCAGTAACCCTAAACCAGGAAAGCGAACAGCGCCGTGGTAAGAAGCTTTACCCGGGCGACCAGGTTGAGGTGGCTGGTCAGCTATATGAGATTAGCGCCCCATCCCCAGCAGAACTGGCCGAGCAAGCCAATTTAAAGGCGCGGGAGAAGGCCCTGCAGGCGCAATACCGGCAGTCCCATCCTAAGCGGACACCGGCCGGAGACGGGCGGCAGCCACGGGGACCGGGTTCGTGGAATTAA
- the gyrA gene encoding DNA gyrase subunit A, with the protein MPEASDSRIQNIHLSEQMKTSFLSYAMSVIVARALPDVRDGMKPVHRRILYSMIEQGNTPDKPHKKSARIVGDVMGKYHPHGDSAIYESMVRMAQPFSYRYMLVDGHGNFGSVDGDGAAAMRYTEARLSKVAMEMVRDLNKDTVDFVPNYDGEEREPEVLPARIPNLLVNGATGIAVGMTTNIPTHNLGEVISALHVLMQNPDATTSDLMEVLPGPDFPTGGIVMGKSGIRRAYETGRGTITVRAKVDIETQKNGREQIIVTELPFAVNKARLIERISELVRDKKIDGITAIRDESDRDGLRIAIDVRRDASASVILNNLYKQTLLQTGFSFNMLAIDHGAPKTLNLKEILVAYLEHQRSVIRRRTAFELQKAEARAHILEGLRIALDHIDAIIEIIRSSKTSDEAKTRLIDGYSLSSKQAQAILDMRLVRLTGLERDKIEDEYQKLVVTIADLKDILAHEERIDKLIYDELVEIQHRFGDERRTELQVGDVTSIEDEDLIEEENVVVTLTHNGYIKRVPAAEFKAQNRGGRGVQGMNVNDEDFVEQMVATSTHDTLFFFTNTGKVYRMKGYEIPEYGRQAKGIPVVNLLNINSDETIQTMIKVPGEAQHSDDNLFFVTRQGVVKRTAVTEFANIRTNGLRALTLHDDDEVLAVLITNGDQNVIIATRGGYSVSFSETTVRVMGRSAAGVRGIRLREGDQVVGAGKLEEDDQVLVVTENGYGKQTPASEYPIKGRGGKGIKTAAITEKNGPLAAMATVRGDEDIMVTTDHGVMIRFSVADVSQTGRATQGVRLMRLEPGSKVATVTKLDVAEVDDLAEESAADAAPSDSGLPSENQ; encoded by the coding sequence ATGCCAGAAGCAAGTGACAGTCGCATTCAAAACATCCATCTGTCCGAACAAATGAAGACTTCGTTTTTATCATATGCGATGTCAGTTATCGTTGCCCGGGCCTTGCCGGATGTGCGCGACGGGATGAAGCCGGTGCACCGTCGGATTTTGTATTCGATGATTGAGCAGGGGAACACCCCCGATAAGCCCCATAAAAAGTCTGCCCGTATCGTGGGGGATGTAATGGGAAAGTACCATCCCCACGGTGATTCAGCGATTTATGAATCAATGGTCCGGATGGCCCAGCCATTTTCTTACCGTTACATGTTAGTTGACGGTCATGGAAACTTTGGTTCGGTCGACGGGGATGGTGCCGCGGCCATGCGTTATACCGAAGCCCGTTTGAGCAAGGTTGCCATGGAAATGGTCCGTGATCTGAATAAGGACACGGTCGATTTTGTACCCAACTACGATGGTGAAGAACGTGAGCCGGAAGTGTTACCGGCCCGGATTCCTAACCTATTAGTTAATGGGGCGACTGGTATTGCGGTCGGGATGACTACTAATATTCCGACCCATAACTTGGGTGAGGTGATTTCAGCCCTCCACGTTTTGATGCAAAATCCTGATGCGACTACGTCTGATTTGATGGAAGTCCTGCCGGGACCTGATTTCCCCACTGGCGGCATTGTCATGGGCAAGTCCGGAATTCGCCGGGCCTATGAAACTGGCCGGGGTACCATTACGGTGCGGGCCAAGGTTGATATTGAGACGCAAAAGAACGGCCGGGAACAAATCATTGTCACTGAGCTGCCCTTTGCGGTTAACAAGGCCCGCTTGATTGAGCGGATTTCCGAACTGGTTCGGGATAAGAAAATCGATGGCATCACGGCCATCCGGGACGAATCGGACCGTGATGGACTGCGGATTGCTATTGATGTGCGCCGGGATGCGTCGGCCAGTGTCATTCTAAATAACCTCTACAAGCAGACCTTGCTGCAGACCGGCTTTAGCTTTAACATGCTGGCCATCGACCACGGGGCTCCTAAAACTTTGAACTTAAAGGAAATCCTGGTCGCCTACTTGGAGCACCAACGTTCAGTTATTCGGCGGCGGACGGCCTTTGAATTACAGAAGGCTGAGGCCCGGGCCCATATCTTAGAAGGGTTGCGGATTGCCTTAGATCATATCGATGCCATCATCGAAATTATCCGTTCTTCTAAGACCTCAGACGAGGCTAAGACCCGCCTGATTGATGGCTACTCCCTGTCAAGTAAGCAGGCCCAAGCCATCTTGGACATGCGGCTGGTCCGTCTGACTGGTTTGGAGCGGGACAAGATTGAAGATGAATATCAGAAATTAGTCGTCACAATTGCGGACTTGAAGGACATCCTCGCCCATGAAGAACGGATTGATAAGCTGATTTATGATGAGCTGGTTGAGATCCAGCACCGCTTTGGTGATGAACGTCGGACCGAGCTACAGGTCGGTGATGTCACCAGCATCGAAGATGAAGACCTAATTGAAGAAGAAAACGTGGTGGTTACCCTAACCCACAACGGCTATATTAAGCGCGTACCAGCGGCCGAGTTTAAGGCCCAGAACCGTGGTGGCCGTGGTGTCCAAGGGATGAATGTTAACGATGAGGATTTTGTCGAGCAGATGGTGGCAACCTCAACCCATGACACCCTCTTCTTCTTTACCAACACAGGTAAGGTTTATCGGATGAAGGGTTACGAGATCCCAGAGTACGGCCGCCAAGCCAAGGGTATCCCAGTTGTTAACCTCTTAAACATTAATTCTGATGAAACTATCCAGACCATGATTAAGGTGCCTGGTGAGGCGCAACACAGTGACGATAACCTCTTCTTTGTTACCCGCCAGGGTGTGGTTAAGCGGACGGCGGTGACCGAATTTGCTAACATTCGGACCAATGGTTTGCGGGCTTTAACCCTGCACGATGATGATGAAGTGCTAGCAGTTTTGATTACTAACGGTGACCAGAACGTGATTATTGCTACGCGTGGTGGTTATTCGGTTAGCTTCTCTGAGACCACGGTCCGCGTGATGGGTCGTTCGGCGGCCGGGGTTCGTGGTATCCGTCTACGTGAAGGTGACCAGGTTGTTGGTGCCGGTAAGCTTGAAGAAGATGACCAGGTACTGGTTGTGACCGAGAATGGTTATGGTAAGCAGACGCCAGCGAGCGAGTATCCAATCAAGGGTCGCGGTGGTAAGGGAATCAAGACTGCCGCCATTACGGAAAAGAATGGTCCCCTAGCCGCCATGGCAACGGTCCGTGGCGATGAAGATATCATGGTGACGACTGATCACGGCGTGATGATTCGCTTCAGTGTTGCCGATGTCAGCCAAACTGGCCGCGCTACCCAGGGTGTCCGCTTAATGCGTTTGGAACCAGGTAGCAAGGTGGCCACGGTTACGAAATTAGACGTAGCTGAAGTTGATGACTTAGCAGAAGAGTCAGCAGCGGACGCAGCACCAAGTGACAGTGGTTTACCAAGTGAAAATCAGTAA
- the gyrB gene encoding DNA topoisomerase (ATP-hydrolyzing) subunit B translates to MDSDAGEYNADQIQVLEGLEAVRKRPGMYIGTTTAQGLHHLVWEIVDNGIDEALAGFASHISVTIEKDNSITVTDDGRGIPVDIQTKTGKPALETVFTILHAGGKFGGGGYKVSGGLHGVGASVVNALSTNLDVKVVREGKVYYMDFATGRVKTPMTVLSESAPIERGTIVHFKPDPDIFQETTVFNYKTLLTRVRELAFLNKGLRISITDKRPEEPVSESFCYQGGIKEYVSYLDEGKETLFPEPVYVEGEEKDIVVEVALQYTTDIKENLRTFTNNINTYEGGTHETGFKSALTRVINDYAHKSGQLKDGAESLTGEDVREGMTAIVSIKHPDPQFEGQTKTKLGNSDARQATDRTFSETFSRFMMENPSVAKRIVEKGILAQKVRLSAKRAREMTRKQSGLEIGNLPGKLADNTSKDPEISELFIVEGDSAGGSAKQGRNRLTQAILPIRGKILNVGKASLDRVLANEEIRSLFTAMGSGFGNDFDVTKANYHKVIIMTDADVDGAHIRTLLLTLFYRYMRPLVDAGYIYIAQPPLYGVSLGNNKELHYIDSDEELEDYLAQLPSNAKPKVQRYKGLGEMDYDQLADTTMDPAHRRLLRVDPADAQEADAVIDMLMGGDVPPRRQFIEDNAVFVEDLDI, encoded by the coding sequence ATGGATTCGGATGCCGGTGAGTATAATGCCGACCAGATTCAGGTCTTGGAAGGGTTGGAAGCCGTTCGTAAGCGTCCCGGCATGTACATCGGGACTACGACAGCCCAGGGCCTGCACCACCTAGTCTGGGAAATCGTTGATAACGGGATTGATGAGGCCCTCGCCGGCTTTGCTAGCCATATTTCCGTTACCATCGAAAAAGATAATTCCATTACCGTGACCGACGATGGCCGGGGAATTCCAGTTGATATCCAGACCAAGACTGGTAAGCCCGCCTTAGAAACGGTCTTTACCATCCTGCACGCCGGCGGTAAGTTTGGCGGCGGCGGTTACAAGGTTTCTGGTGGTCTGCACGGGGTCGGTGCCTCAGTCGTTAACGCCCTGTCAACCAACCTGGATGTTAAAGTCGTCCGGGAAGGCAAGGTTTATTACATGGACTTTGCTACCGGCCGGGTTAAGACGCCAATGACGGTGCTGAGTGAATCAGCCCCAATTGAGCGCGGTACAATCGTGCACTTTAAGCCCGACCCTGATATTTTCCAGGAAACCACAGTCTTCAACTACAAGACCCTGCTGACCCGAGTTCGGGAACTGGCCTTTTTGAATAAGGGTCTGCGGATTTCAATTACCGATAAGCGGCCCGAAGAACCAGTGAGCGAAAGTTTCTGCTACCAAGGTGGCATCAAGGAATACGTCAGCTACCTGGACGAAGGTAAGGAAACCCTCTTCCCCGAACCAGTTTACGTCGAAGGTGAGGAAAAGGACATCGTGGTTGAGGTGGCTTTGCAGTACACCACTGATATCAAGGAAAACCTGCGCACCTTTACTAACAATATCAACACCTACGAAGGTGGTACCCATGAGACTGGCTTTAAATCTGCCCTGACCCGGGTAATTAATGACTATGCTCATAAGAGCGGTCAGTTAAAGGATGGGGCTGAGAGTCTGACTGGTGAAGATGTCCGTGAAGGGATGACAGCGATTGTCTCTATTAAGCATCCCGATCCCCAGTTTGAGGGTCAGACCAAGACCAAGTTGGGTAACTCGGATGCCCGTCAGGCCACCGACCGGACTTTCTCTGAAACCTTTAGCCGCTTTATGATGGAAAATCCGTCGGTGGCTAAGCGGATTGTTGAAAAGGGTATCCTAGCCCAGAAGGTCCGCCTGTCAGCTAAGCGGGCCCGGGAAATGACCCGGAAGCAGTCTGGCTTAGAGATTGGTAACCTGCCTGGTAAGCTGGCGGACAACACCTCTAAGGATCCAGAGATTTCAGAACTCTTCATCGTCGAGGGTGATTCCGCCGGGGGTTCGGCTAAGCAGGGCCGTAACCGGTTGACCCAGGCCATCCTCCCCATTCGCGGTAAGATTCTAAACGTTGGTAAGGCCTCCCTGGACCGGGTTTTGGCCAACGAAGAAATCCGTTCCCTTTTCACCGCCATGGGTAGTGGCTTTGGTAATGACTTTGATGTCACTAAGGCCAACTATCACAAGGTGATTATCATGACCGATGCCGATGTCGACGGGGCCCATATCCGGACCCTGTTGCTGACGCTCTTTTACCGGTACATGCGGCCCCTGGTCGATGCTGGCTATATTTACATTGCCCAGCCACCACTTTACGGGGTTTCACTGGGAAATAATAAGGAACTACACTACATCGATTCCGATGAAGAGCTAGAGGATTACCTGGCCCAGCTGCCATCAAACGCTAAGCCAAAGGTTCAGCGTTATAAGGGATTGGGTGAAATGGACTACGACCAGTTGGCCGATACGACCATGGATCCGGCTCACCGGCGCCTGTTGCGGGTCGACCCGGCTGATGCCCAGGAGGCGGATGCCGTGATTGACATGCTGATGGGTGGCGATGTGCCGCCACGGCGTCAGTTCATTGAAGATAATGCGGTCTTTGTAGAAGACCTAGATATTTAA
- the dnaN gene encoding DNA polymerase III subunit beta → MQFSINRSVFIKALNDVSRAISSRTTIPILTNIKIVLHEDGLILTGSNADISIESRINQQDEDANLKIESTGGITLPATFFINIVKHLPAQEMQITVEGMQALITSGSAAFKINGQDIQNYPQLPTMEDAQTLKVSAAQLSDIISQTKISASTQESRPILTGVHLQLRGNSVKAVTTDSHRLSQRIVNLTGAESDVDADVIIPAKSFNELQPLLEGQERVEIKLSSNQAVFDLGETTFYSRLLEGKYPETDRLIPSESTTELKIDANDLLGAIDRASLLSHESRNNVVELVLAGGKAQLSGSSQEVGQVKETLATQAVTGDDLDISFNPDYVRDALRVLNGQEVELKFTTNLRPFIIIPDGETDNKQLQLITPVRTF, encoded by the coding sequence ATGCAGTTTTCAATTAACCGTTCCGTTTTTATTAAAGCTTTAAATGATGTCAGTCGGGCAATTTCATCCCGGACTACGATTCCAATCCTAACCAATATCAAAATCGTCTTACATGAGGATGGTTTGATCCTAACTGGTTCCAATGCCGACATTTCGATTGAATCCCGGATTAACCAGCAAGATGAGGATGCTAACTTAAAGATTGAAAGCACTGGTGGCATTACCCTACCAGCCACCTTCTTTATCAACATCGTTAAGCACTTACCTGCCCAAGAAATGCAGATTACCGTTGAAGGAATGCAGGCCTTAATTACTTCTGGTTCAGCGGCCTTTAAGATTAATGGTCAAGATATCCAGAACTATCCGCAGTTGCCAACGATGGAAGATGCTCAAACCTTGAAGGTTTCCGCGGCCCAGCTTAGTGACATTATTTCCCAGACTAAGATTTCAGCTTCGACCCAGGAAAGTCGGCCAATCTTGACCGGGGTCCATCTCCAGTTGCGTGGCAACAGTGTGAAGGCGGTTACGACCGACTCCCACCGTCTTTCCCAACGGATTGTTAACCTAACCGGGGCCGAAAGTGATGTGGACGCGGACGTGATTATCCCGGCCAAGTCCTTTAATGAACTCCAGCCCCTTTTGGAGGGTCAGGAACGGGTTGAAATTAAGCTATCTAGCAATCAGGCTGTCTTTGACTTGGGTGAGACAACCTTCTACTCCCGTCTCTTAGAGGGTAAGTATCCTGAAACTGACCGCCTGATTCCATCCGAAAGCACCACGGAACTAAAGATTGATGCCAATGATCTCCTCGGCGCCATTGACCGGGCAAGCCTGCTCAGCCACGAAAGTCGTAACAACGTGGTTGAATTGGTCTTGGCGGGTGGCAAAGCCCAATTAAGTGGTAGTTCCCAAGAAGTTGGTCAGGTTAAGGAAACCTTGGCCACCCAGGCGGTAACCGGGGATGACCTGGATATCTCCTTTAACCCCGACTATGTCCGTGATGCGCTGCGGGTATTAAACGGTCAGGAAGTTGAACTGAAGTTCACCACCAACCTCCGACCTTTCATTATCATTCCCGATGGTGAAACCGATAATAAACAGCTTCAACTAATTACCCCAGTCCGGACATTTTAA
- the recF gene encoding DNA replication/repair protein RecF, whose product MELKNLKLHHFRNYTDLDLSFQPGVNVFLGENAQGKTNLLESIYALALTRSHRTNNDRDLIEWGEKEASVSGRVAHRYGETPISLSFSSKGKHARVNHLDQSRLSDYIGQLNIIVFAPEDLALVKGSPSVRRRFIDMEFGQMNPAYLHNTSLYRQVLKERNAYLKRLQLKQTQDRVFLDVLTDQLVEAGSKVIAARADFIKRLAQAAQPIHAEVSDQREQLDLAYKTLVSSPDLTAMSIDEIAKEFRAALDRQAEREILMGTTLVGPHRDDFQVLVNDNDVAVFGSQGQQRTAALAIKLAEIDLMQAETGEYPVLLLDDVLSELDASRQTHLLLAIQDKVQTFLTAPSLSEVARQLITEPKVFHVNAGKIEAESPQ is encoded by the coding sequence GTGGAATTAAAGAATTTAAAACTCCACCATTTCCGGAACTACACTGACTTGGATTTGAGTTTTCAACCCGGCGTTAACGTATTCTTAGGTGAGAATGCTCAGGGTAAGACCAATCTCTTGGAGAGCATCTACGCCTTGGCACTGACTCGCTCCCACCGGACCAACAATGACCGCGATTTAATTGAATGGGGAGAGAAGGAAGCGAGCGTCAGTGGTCGGGTGGCTCACCGCTATGGTGAGACCCCAATTTCTCTGTCCTTTAGTTCGAAAGGGAAGCACGCTCGGGTGAACCATCTGGATCAAAGCCGCCTGTCAGATTATATTGGTCAGCTCAATATCATTGTCTTTGCCCCGGAGGATTTAGCCTTGGTCAAGGGTTCACCGAGCGTACGTCGGCGTTTCATTGATATGGAGTTTGGCCAGATGAATCCGGCCTACCTGCATAACACGAGTTTGTACCGGCAAGTGTTAAAGGAACGGAACGCCTACCTGAAACGTTTGCAGCTCAAGCAGACCCAGGACCGGGTATTCCTAGACGTCTTGACCGACCAGTTGGTCGAAGCTGGGAGCAAGGTGATTGCCGCCCGGGCTGATTTTATTAAACGGTTAGCCCAGGCGGCCCAACCGATTCACGCCGAGGTTTCAGACCAACGGGAGCAGCTAGACCTGGCCTATAAGACCTTGGTTTCCAGCCCTGATTTAACGGCCATGTCAATCGATGAGATTGCCAAAGAGTTCCGGGCAGCCTTGGACCGCCAGGCCGAGCGGGAGATTTTGATGGGGACAACCTTGGTTGGGCCCCACCGGGATGACTTCCAGGTTCTGGTTAACGACAACGATGTTGCCGTTTTCGGTTCCCAGGGTCAGCAGCGGACCGCGGCCCTGGCCATTAAATTGGCCGAGATAGACCTGATGCAGGCTGAAACCGGTGAGTACCCGGTCCTGCTCTTAGACGATGTCTTAAGCGAACTGGATGCCAGTCGGCAGACCCACCTGTTACTGGCCATCCAAGATAAGGTACAAACCTTTTTAACGGCCCCTAGCCTCAGTGAGGTGGCCCGGCAACTGATTACCGAGCCCAAGGTCTTTCACGTGAATGCCGGTAAAATCGAAGCAGAATCGCCCCAGTAA
- a CDS encoding LytTR family DNA-binding domain-containing protein, whose translation MNYYLLEDARVDQRYIKKLIPAIKIFDSPRELMAVFKDDSEPKIIILDIEIKGVVRAGLEIARLIRQQDPHAQIIMISHHEDLIPVCLEYHIAAIDFIPKKNDERYFADRLLEAIETAQDNIEKIAAVAVIPIKLPNGAHTYKVNLNDILYIASEKATHYLEVFTTDGMIKIRANLKDIPQVHPQLIQIHAAYCINIDRLETYTTKTHTVCLSNGVHLPVSRRFIARLREEID comes from the coding sequence TTACATTAAAAAATTAATCCCCGCCATCAAGATTTTTGATTCCCCACGGGAACTCATGGCCGTTTTTAAAGATGACTCGGAGCCTAAGATTATTATCCTAGACATTGAAATCAAGGGCGTAGTCCGGGCTGGCCTAGAAATTGCCCGCCTAATTCGGCAGCAAGATCCCCATGCCCAAATTATTATGATTAGTCACCATGAGGACCTGATACCAGTCTGTCTTGAATACCATATTGCAGCCATTGATTTTATCCCTAAAAAAAATGACGAGCGCTACTTTGCTGACCGCCTCCTGGAAGCAATTGAAACGGCCCAGGACAACATCGAAAAGATTGCTGCCGTGGCGGTAATTCCCATTAAGTTACCTAATGGCGCCCACACTTATAAAGTGAACTTAAACGACATCCTTTACATTGCCAGTGAAAAGGCAACCCACTACTTGGAGGTCTTTACCACCGATGGCATGATTAAAATCCGGGCCAACCTAAAAGACATTCCACAAGTCCATCCCCAATTAATCCAAATTCATGCTGCCTACTGCATTAATATTGATCGCTTGGAAACCTACACAACCAAAACTCACACGGTCTGCCTTAGCAACGGCGTCCATCTACCTGTTTCACGCCGCTTTATTGCCCGCCTCCGTGAAGAGATTGATTAA